A stretch of Candidatus Nealsonbacteria bacterium DNA encodes these proteins:
- a CDS encoding helix-turn-helix domain-containing protein — MRIFCFIAKIEAGGNKNPTIETLSKIAKALGVAVDDLIK, encoded by the coding sequence TTGAGAATTTTTTGTTTTATTGCTAAAATTGAAGCAGGCGGAAATAAAAATCCGACTATTGAAACATTATCAAAAATCGCCAAAGCACTAGGCGTAGCGGTTGACGATTTAATTAAATAA